DNA from Synechococcus elongatus PCC 6301:
CCATGCCTGCTGGCTGAATTGCACTCGGAGCAACGGGCAGTGCGCCGTCGGGCTGCAGCGATGGATGGGAAATCCGCCCGACGTGCCAAAGCTGCAAGAAGATGCAGCCGCCACGATCGTGGACGGCCTGCACAATCGGTTTCCACCCTTCAACCTGTTCAGGCGAGTGGATGCCTGGGGTGAGGGGGTAGCCCTGTCCTTGCGGTGAAATCTGACTGGCTTCCGTGATAATCAGCCCTGCTGAAGCGCGTTGCTGGTAATAGAGAACGTTCAGGTCGTTGGGGATATTGTCTGGCCCAGTGGCACGGTTGCGGGTCAGCGGCGCCATCACAATGCGATTGCGCAACTCGTAGCGACCGACTTGCACCGGCGTCAGCAGTTTGAGCGATTCGGACATAGGTCACAGCAGTTCATCAAGATCGCTATCCTACGGAATTTTGTTCGAGCGATCGCTGTCTGCAGGGTTTCAGATCATCACTGGGGTGGCACTGGCGGCTCATCAAGCGATTCGATCAGTAAATCTAACTCGGCTTGCTTGTCGCGCAGGAAGCGATCGCATTGCTGCAGCCGTTGACTAGCCTGTTGAAACTGCTCCACTACCTCGGCTAGGGGCAGTTCACCACTTTCTAGTTGTTGGACAATTTGTTCAACTTCCGCGATCGCGGTTTCGTAGCTCCAAGCAGGTTTGGCTTTAGCCATTGCGCAATCCAGCAGTACTAATTTGAACTGTAGCGAGCAAGGGCGAGGCGATCGCTCCTCAGTGAGGCTGGACAGGCGTGCGTTATCCCTTCACACCACTGGCAGCCGCCGAAGGCACAATGTAGCGCTGCAGCGCCAAGAAAACGCCAAAGACCGGCAAAATCGACAACACTGAACCCGCCGCTACCAATCGCCAATCGAGGGAGAAGCCGCTGGCGAGGGTCGCGATCCCCAAGGGCAAGGTGTAGCGATCGGGCTCATCCAAAATGATCAGCGGCCAGAGGAAGTCACTCCAAGAGCCGATGAACACGAAGATCGCCAGCGTAATCAGTGCAGGCCGCGCCGACGGAATCATCACATTCCACCAGACGCCCAAGTCATTGCAGCCATCGATGCGTGCGGCCTCTTCCAAGTCTTTGGGGATTCCTTGAAAGGCTTGGCGCAACAGAAAAATGCCAAAGGCCGAAGCCAAATAAGGGAAGACCAAGCCAAGGTAGGTGTTGCGCAGGCCAAGATTGATGATCAGTACGTAGAGCGGAATCATCACCACCTGAAAGGGAATCAGGATGGTTGCCACAATCAGCAGAAACAAAGTTTGCCGCCCTTTAAATTCCAATCGCGCCAAGGGATAAGCGGCCAGGGAGCAAAACAGCAGATTAAGTCCCACCGTCAACAGAGCCACCCAGGTGCTGTTAAGGAAGTATTGCCCCAGCGGATTCTCAGTCCAGACGCGGCGGAAATTATCGAGCGTCGGTTGGGTGGGCAGAAACTGTGGCGGAAACTGAAAAATATCCTCACCAGCTGACTTGAAAGCCGTGCTGACCAGCCAGAGGAGCGGGATCAACATCGCCACCGCGATCGTCCCCAGCAGCAGGTAGAGCAGAAGCGATCGGAATCCAGCAGAGAGACGCACAGCAGTATTTCCTGACCCGAATCGCTCTCAGCCTAGGCGAAGATGCGATCAGCGGGAAGTCTTCTCGCAAGATCGAGGGGCTTAGCCAACATTATTGAGCGATGCTGCTCTTCCATCACAGGCACGCCAGCCTCGATCTACAGCCCTGAAAAATCCTTCAAGACGCGCTGCCGACTGCGAGTTAACCAAGATTGGAGCGATTCTGCTGCGACCGGTTGATCCAAGGTTGGTGGGGTCCAGCCTAAAGCGACCGTCTGTTTAACCAACCGATAACAGCCCCCATGCTGCTCAATCGACGGCACTTCACAGCTGGCGGTTTCCCAAAGATGCGCTGGCCGTTGTCGCT
Protein-coding regions in this window:
- the xseB gene encoding exodeoxyribonuclease VII small subunit: MAKAKPAWSYETAIAEVEQIVQQLESGELPLAEVVEQFQQASQRLQQCDRFLRDKQAELDLLIESLDEPPVPPQ
- a CDS encoding carbohydrate ABC transporter permease; protein product: MRLSAGFRSLLLYLLLGTIAVAMLIPLLWLVSTAFKSAGEDIFQFPPQFLPTQPTLDNFRRVWTENPLGQYFLNSTWVALLTVGLNLLFCSLAAYPLARLEFKGRQTLFLLIVATILIPFQVVMIPLYVLIINLGLRNTYLGLVFPYLASAFGIFLLRQAFQGIPKDLEEAARIDGCNDLGVWWNVMIPSARPALITLAIFVFIGSWSDFLWPLIILDEPDRYTLPLGIATLASGFSLDWRLVAAGSVLSILPVFGVFLALQRYIVPSAAASGVKG